A stretch of the Macaca thibetana thibetana isolate TM-01 chromosome X, ASM2454274v1, whole genome shotgun sequence genome encodes the following:
- the LOC126946324 gene encoding cytochrome c oxidase subunit 7B, mitochondrial, translated as MFPLVKNALNRLQVRSIQQTMARQSHQKRTPDFHDKYGNAVLAGGATFCIATWTYVATQIGIEWNLSPVGRVTPKEWRNQ; from the exons ATGTTTCCCTTGGTCAAAAACGCACTAAATCGTCTCCAAG ttCGAAGCATTCAGCAAACAATGGCAAGGCAGAGCCACCAGAAACGTACACCTGATTTTCATGACAAATACGGTAATGCTGTATTAGCTGGTGGAGCCACTTTCTGTATTGCTACATGGACATAT GTAGCAACACAAATCGGAATAGAATGGAACCTGTCCCCTGTTGGCAGAGTTACCCCAAAGGAGTGGAGAAATCAGTAA